CGGACTCTTCGGCCCCTGCTACGCTCCGGCTGAGATGCTCAATGAACTGCTCGGCCGAGCGCCCAGGCAGGAGGACTCCGGCGACGATGCCACCGGGGGCGACATGCTGCGCGACCGCGTGCTTCGCGACATCCTCCAGAGCCAGAAGAAGGGATTGATGAGGTTGTCCCCCGACAACAACAACGTACTCGCAAACAATAATAACGATGAACCCAAAGAAGAGAAAAGGTCACCAGAGCGGCCCGTCTCGTGTGATTCCCGGCCGGATCTCGACGAGGCTCTGATGAATCTGGACAGCGCCGGCGACTCCCGGAcgtcgccgccgcccgcgcctcCATCCAGTGAACCGCTGCTCGCTCCCAAGTCGGAGCCCGAGGACCGTGACAGTGACGCCCAACGTTCTTCGCCGCGACCTTTGGACGCTAAACGTGCTCGTGTAGAAAATATAGTGTCGACAATGCGTGCTAGTCCTGCCCCACAAAAGCCACAAGTGAACGGCAGCAACAAACGGAAGCTGTACCACCCTCAGCAGCACGATGGTGCAGCGGAGCGCTACGGGACCAGCCACGCCAGCAACGGACTGACTGTGTCCGATGAATCCGAGGATGACGGTGAGCGACCGCCCATACAACAAAAGTTAGTAGAAAAGAATGCTTTAAAATCTCAATTAAGAACTATGCAAGAACAGCTCGCAGAAATGCAAGAAAAGTATGTGCAATTATGCAACAGAATGGGACAGGATTCAGAGACGGTAGACAATGATGGTGCTTCTAGTGAAGTAGAACAGATCGATGATCCCGTTCCTAAGTCGGAGCCATCTTCACCTGTCAAAGAAACACCGCCTTCGATACCTAATAGTGTAGCACCAAATTTATTATCACAAGTTATGTCCAAAATGATGACTGCTAAAATACAACAAGCACATTCCGCAGCCCACAGTCATCTGCCCCCAGGCTTCAACGGGGCCTTGCCTCTGATGCCCCATCTCCCGACAGGGGATCACATGCATCCACCGCACACACATCAACACCTCAATAACGCTGCCGCCATGTACCTTAACGTAAGTCAAAAGCTATTTTTAGAACAAGAGGCCAGAATGAAAGAAGCCAATGAACAACAACAGAATAACCAACAACAGCGGCTACAATCCAATCAGCATTCACCGCAACATAGACAATTAGGACCGACGCCAAAACCCCCGCTGTCTTCAGAGCTAGCAGAACGCTTAGACGCATTACGGAGCAATTCCGGCTCAGTAGGCCCTGTATCAGGAGCCGATCTAGAGGGACTAGCGGAAGTCCTCAAAAGTGAAATCACAGCTTCGCTGGCGAGTCTGATCGACTCTATTGTGACTCGATTTGTGCACCAACGCCGTATACTGGGAAAGCAGTCCGAAGCCGCAGCGGCTGCAGCTGAACAGTTCAACAAGGACTTGTTGAGAGCGACTCGACTACTGGACCAGCCGACTACGCCAAAAGTGCCCGAACGGCCTTCCGGACAAATGTCAGGTAACGCACCCGTCCATCACCCGGGCGCGCCGAACGGCGTCCCGTTTATGACGAACAACCCGATGTTCATGAACCACATGAACGGTGCCCGAGCGCCGGGTGGTGCGGCGTTCCCGCTGCACCATGAGGCGGGCGGGCCCGGCCACGGCGCTCACATGCGACCTCCCACAGGCATGTTCCAGGCGCCGCACAAACCGATGCAGCCGCACTTCGGTGGCCCGATGAACGGACATTTCGACCGGGATCAGAACCCCGATCCGAGCGAACCCCTCAGCCTTGTCGTGACGCCGAAGAAAAAACGGCACAAGGTGACGGACACGCGGATCACCCCCCGGACAGTGAGCAGAATCTTAGGAGAAGGAGTGGGACACTCGCCCGAGAGCAAGTTCCCGGAGTCGCCGTCGCCGCGTTCGTTTCCTAGCGGGCTGAACCTGCCCACCAGCGTGGCGATAGCGAACCCCTCGCTGCACGAGAGCCAAGTATTCTCGCCGTACTCGCCGTTCTTCGGCGCAGGGGGTGGGCTAGCTCGGTCTCCCCCCGCGCCAGAGCGGGACTCACCGCCGCTGCCCAACGCGCCGGCGATGCTCCACCCGGTGCTGCTCGCACACCACGGCTCGCCCGACTACCTGCGGCCGCACCACCCACACGTGCCGCACCACGCCGCCGGCCCGCACCACCCGCACCACATGGACATGCAGGACCCGCACTCCGACTGCAACTCCACCGACCTGCCTTACGACGGAGTTCAGCCTACTATATCCTTTTCAAATAGAACATAGCTTTTTTCATAGTAATAGTTGACGTTGTTCCATCTTAACACATGATGTTAAGTGAAACACTATACATACTATCAGAGCGACACTTCATACGACATTAAAGATAGGTGTCCACATATCCGCTGCTGCTACTTATAAATAATGAAGTAAAAAGTTAAATCTACGGCCAGACTACCTTCAACATTAACTTCATAGAGAGTAACTAATGAAACAAACTACTTTTGAAAACACTAATTAGATGCATACGTACAAAACTTGCACCTACGTACTAACTATTCTACAAGTCCTCACCGTTCAAGCCGTACAGGCAAAAACCCACAGATATCTTATTTCTGTAATGTTTAACCTTACGAATGCCCCATCTGCTTACTTCCTACCCAGTACTTGATATTGTACGACTCTTGAAACCCCACAAGTGTTGCGGTTTCTACGCTTTACTATACTTGTCTATCGGCCATGTATAGATACGAAGGAAATAACCGTAAACTTAATTAAACGCTGCCTTATAACTCGATACTATAACTCGTTATCGTGTTACTATATAAAAAgcgatatattttttgtagtaaGGCTCATACAATATCATTTAAGATTGCTATGTTACAATTTGAAAGATATTTTTGCCGGTGAAATTACAGTCACAAAACACCTATAATGCCTAACATTGAAGGGATAAGGTAACTAGCCAATGGCCTGaatgactttctagtggtataagaattttcaaaatcggtttagtagatccttTACAAGTACGGATGCTTTACAAATAAGGATCCTTTACTAGTAGATcctttaagtataatttgtaaacaaaagatatatatatttttttaattaattacgtcATTCAATTACATTTGCTCCATATATTTTCTGATCCGCATACAATACAGACAACGACGGTATTGATATCTGGTAAGGTACTTTATAAGATTAGATGCAAACGGATTAAATACTTGTGGTGCTTCAATCAGTCTAGGTACGTAATGCCGGGATATAATCAGATTTACGCAACTTTTTTTCTCAATCCCGATTCCTTGGATTAGTGGCAGGCAAGTAAGAATTTATTTCAATCACTGCCAAGAGGGAGGGAATACATTTTTTGTTGCATAAAATTCAAACAACAGTAtagctttataatttaaattttaacttctGAGTTTGTATTTCAgttaaaactaaactttaatatgttttaaagattaaataatagattaaagtttaaatttttaaataattttgaacacaaaatatcattgacGTGTCTAGGTCTAGGATTTTTGTAAATcgatttgtttattgttttctttaagcAATGCATAATTTGGAATTCCCATTCGACaatgtttcctaattcttacaacatTCAATAGATaactctatatatatattatatacgatATATAACatagaataaataatacaataaggaacttaagctaacttatcctaataactatacaaatcatgcccacgttcatcgtggcaagaatactggctacatttccgcgctggacagccaggctgatcctttgctcaaaaaatgagccagcccttctgtcatcaGTCACATAGGATAAGATAGTTCATGGTGCATATGACGCCCATCCCTATTACGTATATTAAATTGTCTTATGTATGTCTTATCTTATGTCTTATGTACGTTATTATCACACCAATATGACCTTTAACTCCGGTGTACTCTTCAACGTTGACGCCGATGCACCTCCGCAAAGCGAAGCTGATGTTCTTCTGGGTGAGGTACCCGAGCTCCGCAGTCCTCAAGATGTACTTCCCAGACATCAAGTTCAACAAGAACAACACAGCGCAGCTCGTCAAGTGGTTCTCAAACTTCAGGTAAgtttcattacattattattaacttacaGCAGCACAAAAAGACTTCGCCCGGGTAGGATGTATAGATACTAGCAGAACCTTACGGTatcaccctcgtagttcccattctcgtgggaatacgtgggtaaagtatagtctatgttactctctgataatgtagctttccattggtcaaagattttttttaatcggtctagtagtttttgagtttgttacatgaaaaaatacaaatctttccgcattataatattagtgtagattcaGGTGGAGAACGATGGTGAAAGTATCAAATTACTTACTTtctataaaatagataatgCACACACatgaataaaatcaaaaacgTCTACGTACTAACCTAACGTCTAACGTATGTCAAcggatattaatataaataaatatagatcgTCTAAAGTTGCTATATTGTCTATGAATTtgtgtcaaaattaattttattgcatACTATCGGGATCTCGCGACTTCGTCAAAAATCCATTTAATGCATTTTTGCTATACGTATTACACGTATAAACTTTCTTCTCGAATATtcatatattgttaaaaaagaattaaacgTACATGAATGCattgttatagaaataaaatttattggaaAAGAACTCGTATAAAGAACAATCTACTTATTCGCCAAtccaattaatatattaaagatTTCATTAAGGACAATCGTATAAGTAAACCACTCCTTAATTTATCGAGTTACGATAATCTTTTTTCGATATCTTAATCCAGTCATAAGAGATTAgtctttcatttcattttcagtcattttaattttctactattgtcaatttatttaactattgcaaaagaaaagaatttgtaaaattagtttgttttttatatttatttaattgatactATAAGTTTAATTTCTGCGACAAAAGTTAGCCTTTGTTCCCTAATTAAAATGTTATCGAAATTGTTGCAGTGCTTTAGGCACTTAAAGCATAATAAAATTTGCattgattatattaaaaataagcctaacccctctcattccgagaggatggattgctaatgataataatatcaaaagaCCTTAACAATGCTATTGTTAATAACTTGTATGTTTCACACAGAGCatagaaaactaaaaataacgctttcaaaaataaatattttataaaagagctgataataaattaaatcgaaGCAAAATAGTTTGGAAACCAGAGAAGAATCAACAAGGCCCAATAAATAGTAAACTGCTGGCATTAGATTATCTCACGCAACGCTATAGAAGGGCTGTTAAATTCACTATTTCCTAATTAACAAATTTGATAGGGTTACGCCCCCGTTTAATTTGTGACATGTAACAGATAAATTGATCTGAATGGGAAATATGTTTCACTTGCACTGATTTTATTTAGTGTaaacttattgttttttttttattatttgtacttggagtttattttaattaatatcgagTATGTATAATAAAACAGTTTACCTACAtgtacattattaattatttttaatgtagtacgagtaaataatttcattttttatttccaaTGGAAAtgacaaaacataaaaaattgaGAGAgtgcgttttttttattaattaacttctttttaataaatacttttgagGTTACATAATCCCATATTTATCTAGAATGTATGAAGAAAAGTAAGATAACTATATTAGTGTCAATTGAACGTTGTTAATACATTCCAAATATGGTCAACGGTTCAgatctattaatataataaacatataataattacctaacaggaattattacctaaatattgaGTGTTTAAATTTGTTTCCTTTAATTTTGCATTACGATAAACTGTAGTTATCGGAAAGaggataattattttactaattttagatGTGTGTGTGACGTGTTTTGCATTTAggaagtaaataattataataattaacttcaTTTAAAGTTGATGCGTCGTAGCGCATCTACGGATTGTAGATCGTCTACGAAAAGCTACGAAAgtttaagattttaaattttatccgCCACAATAATTTTATAGTCAAGGACTTTCTTATGTCTTAACTTTTGGACAGTGCGATAGTTTTTTAATGTCGGATTTTAGTAAAATTAGAAGTTTAGAAATATCCAATAAATCGACAATTTTGATAAATTGTCGATTTATTGGATTTATACAACAAagatacaattttaataatattattattgactagaAGACGCTACTTAGCTTTACTGTTCCCGTGGTAATATAGGAATTGTTATAGCCTGTGTTTATCAGGGATAATATAGGATtctaatagtgaaagaatttttcatatcggccCCGtagtttcaataaaataaaacaaacaaacacacaaatatttccttttttgtaatattattgattaaaataaaaaaaagttaatctagcatttaaaaaaaaatacaatacaaactttTCCATAAGTTGCATTGGTTTATTATTATCGCAAGTAACAGTATTGATTTACACTTGGTGCCTACACTCGGCTAATTTTCGCCTTATCAATCCCGTGATAAGAGACACCGGCATACCCCGTGCTTATATGATAACACTCACTTCCCCTTCTAGCATATCTCCCTATTCTGCGATATAGCCTGCGCTATCACTTAAGTGGGATACGTGTGGATACCAATCACTTGATAAGCTTATACAAACTCTTTAATAACATATAACACTAGTGCGGTCCGGTTTTTTTGTCTTCATCGCAAACCTGaaaaacactgaaaaaaatagatattactcaTCTTAATTCCTAACTCATTAAGGAATTTGGCATATTTAAATGTGAAAGTCgatataggtatctacattaaaatacatcgtaatgtaaatgaaaatttacgCTAAGctattacgagtacctatgtaGTTCTTACAGAActcaaattaattacatttttatgtaaaacacTTTTAGTACTACTTGGTTGCTTACGTCCTTGTACAAGAACAAGGTCGTATTGAGCTAAATAGCCtaattctcattttttttaattaattcaaaatttctaaatataaatattatagaataaaaatcttctatatcaactataaatagagtCAGTCTGTTACAAAGAAGAACAAACCCTCACCAATGCTCGCATATTATCGTATCGTACcgaattttataacaatatattaaaataggcACGTGGTAGTGTGTACTTACCACTTGAACCATACATTACCAATATTAGAGCTTTCGTATCTCAAGCCACTCTTATCGCCCGATACGAGAACTTGGTAAAAGCTTTGATAAGATTATTTCACACTTACATTGCGAGTATTGTTGGCCCATGGAATTATTGATTGTTCGGAATTATGTTTTCCTGGTACAGCGAGATATGCTAGTACATTAACCGCAAAAGGGAAATAGttaatttatagtaaaattTTGCGTCTTTGAAGTTTTAAATGAAGTATTCATGTAAACTGGGatattttctttaatgtttttttcttcaacaCACAACAACCTCATATAAGTTTATACCGATCAATTCGAATATCGAACGTCGTTCAGCCAAATgaagatattttcaaaaatacacaaaaaaaagttaaaacattCTTCGGAACAGAACTAGCCCCATTTGTATTGTCCCTTAATGGCCGCTTTGTGGACGGAAAACGGCCATTTCCTCGCGATAACCATCTAAAAGGAAAACTGAAAGGGTGAGGGGTCAGTGGGTAATTACAAACTAAGGTGTCCGTAAGACGGATTGATGGTTCGCGTTTTAAAATAGGAAAGGTGCCATTTGTCATGTGACTAATATATATCATTTCTTAGCCAAAGGTTATTACAACATTATCATAACAGTGATTAGAACGAAGTTTATTTACGTGGCTAGACTTGGTAGCAATCGTAGCGTAATGCAAGCTCCAAATAAAGTACCAGGGCTGCAGACACGGTAGCGAGTGTCTTCAAATTTAAAACTCTATTACGTGGATATAATAAGGTCTAGTTCTTTACCTATAGTTATGATAACTAACTAACTCCTTGGCACTTCCATTGCTTTATACATTCTGGTGTCAATCAATTTCGAGTGGAAATTGCCTGAAGCCTTGATTGATCTGGCTTAGTCCTTGTCGACGTACTGGCAAAGACATCGTCAAGCTATTTGACAATCTTGTGCAAAAATCGTAGAATCAAAATCTTAAATTAtgcaagaaatattatttttaaataatttaagcgGTTACTTGGTGAACTCTTCTTAATTCACCTAAAAagatgattataaaaataatccaacataatattataaaaaatcaaagtaCACTATGTCAAtcgcaattattttaattaaggaaATAAATAACGAGCAACGTTCTGTTTAAAgagaaaaattaatttgttacattttatatGCTTATCGGGTATTTAATTACAACTTTTAAGATTAATATAATGAACGAAtgtttaaaaactcttttaacGAAGTAAcatgaaaaattataactattaaaCCTGTTGTTTATGATTACACATACATTGATGATACGACTAACTACTCGTAcctattaattaatgattagTTTATATAAGCCCAAAATAGTTCATATACTGTAGCACCCAACAAAATAATCTTCTTtgtaaatgattaaaaaaatacgaatatacTAGTAATATTACACTAAGCTTTAGATCTTTGTATatgaaaagttattatttaaataggtttTGTCTATATAGGTATTAAGCTTTGTAGACAAAACCTAACCATAGAATATTAAATAAGTTGACAATGGTGATTACACTCGTATTTCTATGGGTAAAAATGCTGttactaaacttttttttttggaacaGATGAGAGTTATTGGTGATAGTATATGAAGATCTCGTATATTTGTGATCGAAATGTGAATGTTCTCATCTTACTAAAGGAAGTAAACAGTCGCTCTTTATTCGTACTACAACGCTAAAGCACTTGACGTTACGTCTTCGTTGGTAGggacagccagacctggaccaagaaAACCTGCTAGGGATCGAACCCttgtccgtcttgtaaatctaccgcacattccactgcgccacggaggccgtcattctTTGCTTATAGTACGTGTTTAAATTAGTTTACGTGTATGAAGAATACCTTGAAAATATAACGTTTAGGTAAAATAGTGGCAGTGTTGAAGGCACACGTTGATATTGAAGGCGCAAAGAAGGCACAACTGGCCACTTGTTGACGTACATACGACAAGAGCACTAACGTTGAGAGCTCCTTGTCTTTCAGCCGCTTAGCCGTTTTGTCGCATGCACCTTAAGCCGATTTCTCCAGCCTTTTGAGTGGCAAACAAGTCGACAGAACAACAGTAGTGCTGCTTATGTTTTGCGCGACATTTTTTCATGTGTACCAACATGACTGCGGCGGTTTACTTTGTGTAGCATGTGTTTTTTCGACGCTAAATAGCTGTGGTTTAACTTGACTCTATGTCTGTTTTTCTTGTTTAAATGCTTGTTTGTCTGCGACTTTGTAGATGCTAAACAGACGGGCCCATTTGAACACGCTTTTTTAAAGATAGCTGACTTTACGAAGCTGTCTACGAAGATCAAATAAGTTAATCGAAAGATCcgaagatataaaaataatgttcaaaAGTGTAAACAAATATTGAATTGCACAATTTCGTGTTGGTTttattataactgaaataacaaAAACTGACATTACGACTTAACATTTAAGATCAATTTGTTGCAAGCAATCGCTAAAACTGAAAGATATAAATTGACTGTATCAGATTGTCAACAACTAACGACTACCACAAAATATTCTGCAGCTAAAGCCGCCGAAGTTCTCGAAATTAACCCTACAATCTTTAGACTCCGCAAAACAAACAAGCTCGCACAAAGTCGACGCAAAGACAAATTCTTTTGGCGCGCTACTCAAAGAAACCCAGAGGCAAACAAAGAGTCACTCGTAGAATTAGCCGACGACGATAGCACTAATTAGCAACGGTGACTCGTTTAAGTTATTTCGCTTAATTAAGTTGCGCAGAAGTGGTCTGCGGCCGGCCCGTCAGGGAAGGCGTAAATTGTTAGAATAGGCAACACTCCAATTAATCTTTACACACATCCAACTAGTGGATGAGGGGCTGCACTTAGTCTGAGCTCATGCCTTTTGACGCGACATACACCAGCGACCTGGCGACTGAGCGCGGAAGGGAACACCTTTCACACTTGTCCTAAAGCCTCACTCTACAGCGACCTCTAAAGCGAAGCCATcgtacaatttaattacatttttccaGACCCCGACCGTTTTAACCACAATGTACGCCAACATAAATCACAACTTATTTAACCAAACGATAAATAGCACGAAGTAATAAGTTCACCACTAATTAGAATTACTTGTatcaaaagtaaatattttaattaattcaactGAGAATAAAATCTCTCGTACGCAAGGACTCTCACGGTCGGAAACGGAAATGTTCCAACAACCTTACGTCGCAATTTTGATATGCCTTTTTAACTTACCGCGCTAACTCGCTTCGTACGTATTTagttcaatatttaatttttttgtaattaaaaaatttaagtgCGCAATTTAATATTGAAACGCTCGAAATGTTATCCAAGTGTAAAGGTAATATTGCGTATCTACCAAGTACAAGCGCACGACTTT
The Bicyclus anynana chromosome 21, ilBicAnyn1.1, whole genome shotgun sequence genome window above contains:
- the LOC112058346 gene encoding homeobox protein prospero isoform X1, coding for MMSSEEEADSHAPYSDKLLKKQKRVRQRVDAGEPRNSYSTLATNGLAPARAAHMSGGLYGAIFEGRQHFGLFGPCYAPAEMLNELLGRAPRQEDSGDDATGGDMLRDRVLRDILQSQKKGLMRLSPDNNNVLANNNNDEPKEEKRSPERPVSCDSRPDLDEALMNLDSAGDSRTSPPPAPPSSEPLLAPKSEPEDRDSDAQRSSPRPLDAKRARVENIVSTMRASPAPQKPQVNGSNKRKLYHPQQHDGAAERYGTSHASNGLTVSDESEDDGERPPIQQKLVEKNALKSQLRTMQEQLAEMQEKYVQLCNRMGQDSETVDNDGASSEVEQIDDPVPKSEPSSPVKETPPSIPNSVAPNLLSQVMSKMMTAKIQQAHSAAHSHLPPGFNGALPLMPHLPTGDHMHPPHTHQHLNNAAAMYLNVSQKLFLEQEARMKEANEQQQNNQQQRLQSNQHSPQHRQLGPTPKPPLSSELAERLDALRSNSGSVGPVSGADLEGLAEVLKSEITASLASLIDSIVTRFVHQRRILGKQSEAAAAAAEQFNKDLLRATRLLDQPTTPKVPERPSGQMSGNAPVHHPGAPNGVPFMTNNPMFMNHMNGARAPGGAAFPLHHEAGGPGHGAHMRPPTGMFQAPHKPMQPHFGGPMNGHFDRDQNPDPSEPLSLVVTPKKKRHKVTDTRITPRTVSRILGEGVGHSPESKFPESPSPRSFPSGLNLPTSVAIANPSLHESQVFSPYSPFFGAGGGLARSPPAPERDSPPLPNAPAMLHPVLLAHHGSPDYLRPHHPHVPHHAAGPHHPHHMDMQDPHSDCNSTDLPYDGVQPTSSTLTPMHLRKAKLMFFWVRYPSSAVLKMYFPDIKFNKNNTAQLVKWFSNFREFYYIQMEKYARQAISEGMKTPDDLHVAGDSELYRVLNLHYNRNNHIEVPPNFRYVVEQTLREFFRAIQGGKDNEQSWKKSIYKVISRLDDPVPEYFKSPNFLEQLE
- the LOC112058346 gene encoding homeobox protein prospero isoform X2, translated to MMSSEEEADSHAPYSDKLLKKQKRVRQRVDAGEPRNSYSTLATNGLAPARAAHMSGGLYGAIFEGRQHFGLFGPCYAPAEMLNELLGRAPRQEDSGDDATGGDMLRDRVLRDILQSQKKGLMRLSPDNNNVLANNNNDEPKEEKRSPERPVSCDSRPDLDEALMNLDSAGDSRTSPPPAPPSSEPLLAPKSEPEDRDSDAQRSSPRPLDAKRARVENIVSTMRASPAPQKPQVNGSNKRKLYHPQQHDGAAERYGTSHASNGLTVSDESEDDGERPPIQQKLVEKNALKSQLRTMQEQLAEMQEKYVQLCNRMGQDSETVDNDGASSEVEQIDDPVPKSEPSSPVKETPPSIPNSVAPNLLSQVMSKMMTAKIQQAHSAAHSHLPPGFNGALPLMPHLPTGDHMHPPHTHQHLNNAAAMYLNVSQKLFLEQEARMKEANEQQQNNQQQRLQSNQHSPQHRQLGPTPKPPLSSELAERLDALRSNSGSVGPVSGADLEGLAEVLKSEITASLASLIDSIVTRFVHQRRILGKQSEAAAAAAEQFNKDLLRATRLLDQPTTPKVPERPSGQMSGMFQAPHKPMQPHFGGPMNGHFDRDQNPDPSEPLSLVVTPKKKRHKVTDTRITPRTVSRILGEGVGHSPESKFPESPSPRSFPSGLNLPTSVAIANPSLHESQVFSPYSPFFGAGGGLARSPPAPERDSPPLPNAPAMLHPVLLAHHGSPDYLRPHHPHVPHHAAGPHHPHHMDMQDPHSDCNSTDLPYDGVQPTSSTLTPMHLRKAKLMFFWVRYPSSAVLKMYFPDIKFNKNNTAQLVKWFSNFREFYYIQMEKYARQAISEGMKTPDDLHVAGDSELYRVLNLHYNRNNHIEVPPNFRYVVEQTLREFFRAIQGGKDNEQSWKKSIYKVISRLDDPVPEYFKSPNFLEQLE